A region from the Paenibacillus humicola genome encodes:
- a CDS encoding non-ribosomal peptide synthetase module, producing the protein MAQRIATEYVKASLQLTAEEMAGFVRFFDELHVRQQVRVLENGNHEMVLEDDAGREEVRFIFERQQERYVTVVSCRLLNPKLTNAMRKAVSAFHGDAIVNRIYPTYTMVYHYEQGAVRKIVEQTAGGSRVVFEYKDTIGQLEARFNRMEIEREIGAVQHAINELLDMRNQCSDREQIAGIDERLRRFTKQLFVLEA; encoded by the coding sequence ATGGCTCAGCGGATAGCCACGGAGTATGTCAAAGCTTCTCTGCAATTAACGGCTGAAGAGATGGCGGGATTTGTCCGGTTTTTTGATGAGCTTCATGTCAGGCAGCAGGTACGGGTGCTCGAAAACGGCAATCACGAAATGGTTCTCGAGGACGACGCAGGGCGTGAAGAAGTCCGCTTTATTTTTGAACGGCAGCAGGAACGGTACGTAACCGTCGTTTCCTGCAGGCTTTTGAATCCCAAACTGACGAACGCGATGCGCAAGGCGGTATCCGCGTTTCACGGCGATGCGATCGTCAACCGCATTTATCCGACCTATACGATGGTCTATCATTACGAGCAAGGCGCCGTTCGCAAAATCGTCGAACAAACGGCCGGCGGTTCCCGCGTCGTATTCGAGTACAAGGATACGATCGGACAGCTGGAAGCCCGGTTTAACCGGATGGAAATCGAACGTGAAATCGGAGCCGTTCAGCACGCGATCAACGAGCTTCTCGATATGCGCAATCAATGCTCGGACCGGGAGCAGATTGCCGGGATCGACGAGCGGCTGAGACGCTTTACGAAGCAGCTGTTCGTGCTGGAAGCGTAA
- the speD gene encoding adenosylmethionine decarboxylase, which yields MEYSTFGRHVAVDTWGVEFDLLNNAEFLQAQMVEAAEACGATVLSVQAKQFEPQGATVLVLLSESHLSIHTYPEKGFAALDCYTCGETVDPQLAIDYMMSVLKPKTVHAKKLIRGIGDMQVVEPEMKQAQLA from the coding sequence ATGGAATATTCAACTTTCGGAAGACACGTTGCTGTTGACACTTGGGGTGTGGAGTTCGACCTGCTCAACAACGCGGAATTTTTGCAAGCCCAAATGGTGGAAGCCGCTGAGGCTTGCGGCGCTACGGTACTTTCCGTGCAAGCCAAACAATTCGAGCCGCAAGGCGCAACGGTACTCGTGCTGCTGTCTGAAAGCCATCTCTCGATCCACACGTATCCCGAGAAAGGTTTTGCCGCTTTGGATTGCTACACCTGCGGCGAAACGGTCGATCCTCAGCTCGCGATCGATTACATGATGTCCGTTCTGAAGCCGAAGACGGTTCATGCGAAAAAGCTGATTCGCGGAATCGGCGACATGCAGGTTGTCGAACCGGAAATGAAGCAAGCTCAGCTTGCTTGA